The genomic DNA AGGCCACGCCGATCGAGCTTGCGAGCGCAGGCATCCCGCTCGGCAAGACCTATCCGCACCCGATCATCGATCACGCGAGAGGACGCGAACGTGCGCTCGCCGCCTACGCAAAGATCCGCAAAGGTTGAGCGTTGCTTTGACACAAATATGAAACGCGCTATCGTCATCGCTCCATACAACCGTGGGGGACGACATGGACGACGACAAGCCGATCACCGAACAGGCGATGGAGACGATCACCACAGCCGTGGAAGCGACCAAGGAAGCGGCGGTCACCGCCGTCAAGAAGGTCAGGAAAGCCGCCAAGAAGGTCGCGAAGAAAGTAGCGCCGAAGAAGGCTTCCAAGAAGAAGGCCAAGAAGGCCCCGAAGAA from Bradyrhizobium sp. CCBAU 53351 includes the following:
- a CDS encoding histone → MDDDKPITEQAMETITTAVEATKEAAVTAVKKVRKAAKKVAKKVAPKKASKKKAKKAPKKSSKKAAKKATKKSAKKAAKNTAKKAAKKTAKKAPKTKKKAKKGKR